A region of Domibacillus sp. DTU_2020_1001157_1_SI_ALB_TIR_016 DNA encodes the following proteins:
- a CDS encoding DUF4352 domain-containing protein — protein sequence MKKLSYLGLVLMLLAGCSAGAETEDSASKEQAETKTADQTETADLAVNEDVYVPSAQITDDINLVKVGETVTDAKGELTLKAYKKVNKTVQVGPVNMVIKDVKVVHFVPDYSMIDFFHGYTHDEEFDFVKVSVEVSNTSNEAVQFTPVAFIQTSKGEHKTWEDDIYLEELTGDLQENDIKKGNMGFILEDGNDITSVDISTSDAVHGNGDVIEKAKKITVNF from the coding sequence TTGAAAAAGTTATCGTATCTAGGGCTGGTTTTGATGCTTCTTGCAGGCTGTTCAGCAGGTGCGGAAACAGAAGACTCAGCTTCTAAAGAACAGGCAGAAACAAAAACAGCTGATCAGACAGAAACAGCAGATTTGGCCGTCAATGAAGATGTTTATGTTCCAAGTGCACAGATAACGGATGACATTAACTTAGTAAAGGTCGGCGAGACGGTAACGGATGCAAAAGGAGAATTGACACTCAAAGCATATAAAAAAGTAAATAAAACCGTACAAGTGGGCCCGGTTAATATGGTTATTAAAGATGTGAAAGTGGTCCATTTCGTTCCGGATTACAGCATGATTGACTTTTTCCATGGTTATACACACGACGAAGAATTTGATTTCGTTAAAGTCTCCGTTGAAGTAAGCAACACATCTAATGAGGCGGTGCAGTTTACACCGGTCGCTTTTATCCAGACAAGCAAAGGTGAGCATAAAACGTGGGAAGACGATATTTATCTTGAAGAGTTAACAGGAGACCTGCAAGAAAACGACATTAAAAAAGGCAACATGGGCTTTATTCTTGAAGATGGAAATGACATCACTTCTGTCGACATTTCAACAAGTGACGCCGTTCACGGTAATGGAGATGTTATTGAAAAAGCCAAAAAAATAACTGTCAACTTTTAA
- a CDS encoding iron-containing alcohol dehydrogenase, which produces MQDFVFQNATKVIFGKGQEQAVGTEAAAYGKKLLLHYGGGSIKESGLYDRVVQSVREQGIEIIELGGVQPNPRVSLVREGISLCREHNIDFILAVGGGSVIDSAKAIAAGVKYEGDVWDFFTGKSAVTDCLPLGVVLTIPAAGSETSNGTVITAEDGWYKRATGHPSMRPRFAILNPELTYTLPAYQTACGITDMMAHILERYFTNEKNVELTDRLCEATLKTIINNAHTVLDEPENYHARAEIMWAGTVAHNDWLSTGRVGDWGSHDIEHEISGIYDIAHGAGLAIVFPAWMTYVYKHDLNRFAQFAHRVWDVEIDLNDLEKTALKGIEKTKQFFHSIGMPVSLRQVDIGDDRIDEMAKKGTERGPLGNFVKLHEEDVQKILQLAW; this is translated from the coding sequence ATGCAGGATTTTGTATTTCAAAACGCTACAAAAGTTATTTTTGGAAAAGGGCAGGAACAAGCTGTAGGAACAGAAGCTGCTGCGTACGGCAAAAAACTGCTTTTGCACTACGGTGGGGGAAGCATTAAAGAAAGCGGTTTATACGATAGGGTTGTGCAGTCCGTGCGGGAGCAGGGAATCGAGATTATTGAACTAGGCGGCGTACAGCCCAATCCGAGAGTAAGCCTTGTACGGGAAGGTATTTCACTATGCAGGGAGCACAATATTGATTTTATTCTGGCCGTAGGCGGGGGAAGCGTCATTGATTCTGCAAAGGCGATTGCTGCTGGGGTGAAATATGAGGGAGATGTATGGGATTTCTTCACGGGGAAAAGTGCTGTTACAGACTGCCTGCCGCTTGGTGTCGTTCTTACCATTCCGGCTGCGGGAAGCGAAACAAGTAACGGTACGGTTATTACGGCGGAGGACGGCTGGTATAAAAGAGCGACGGGCCATCCTTCAATGAGACCGAGATTTGCCATTTTAAACCCTGAACTTACATATACGTTGCCGGCTTATCAAACTGCCTGCGGTATAACGGATATGATGGCCCACATACTGGAAAGATATTTTACGAATGAGAAGAATGTGGAACTGACAGACCGGCTTTGTGAAGCGACACTAAAAACCATTATTAACAATGCGCATACGGTTTTGGATGAGCCCGAGAATTATCATGCACGTGCAGAAATTATGTGGGCGGGAACGGTTGCTCACAACGACTGGTTAAGCACAGGGCGTGTAGGTGACTGGGGAAGCCACGACATCGAGCATGAAATCAGCGGTATTTACGACATTGCCCACGGTGCGGGGCTTGCGATCGTGTTCCCGGCATGGATGACGTATGTATACAAGCATGATCTCAACCGTTTTGCTCAATTTGCGCATCGAGTATGGGATGTAGAAATTGACTTGAATGATCTTGAAAAAACAGCGCTGAAAGGCATCGAAAAAACAAAGCAGTTTTTCCATTCGATCGGCATGCCTGTTTCATTGAGACAGGTAGACATTGGCGATGACCGCATTGATGAAATGGCGAAAAAAGGCACGGAGAGAGGGCCGCTTGGCAACTTTGTAAAATTGCATGAAGAGGATGTACAAAAAATCCTTCAGCTGGCCTGGTAA
- a CDS encoding sugar phosphate isomerase/epimerase family protein, translating to MAPQFSLAYLTVLGCLPPEMTYIASRTGYDFVSFRPIHMGVPGEPAVSLTESKLLLRETKKAMAETGMKLLDIELARICDGTEPKSYLPAMEVAAELGGRHVLSSIWTDDRSFAVERFAELCELADSFGLTVELEFVPIASVSTLAGAVDILKAAKQKNAGLMIDVHHFHRSKEKVEDLDHLPRDWFRFLHLCDAPAAIPKSQEEMTRILREERSYVGEGGIEVAAIINRLPAMPYSIELPHTKRLKEMGYEKFAQQCLKAAKSYFSKHQLAGYQVEKTKKIN from the coding sequence ATGGCTCCACAATTTTCTCTTGCCTACCTGACTGTACTTGGCTGTCTGCCGCCTGAGATGACGTATATTGCTTCAAGAACCGGTTACGATTTTGTCAGCTTTAGACCTATTCACATGGGAGTGCCTGGAGAGCCTGCAGTTTCTTTAACGGAAAGCAAATTGCTGTTAAGAGAAACGAAGAAAGCGATGGCTGAGACGGGAATGAAGCTCCTTGATATCGAACTTGCAAGAATTTGCGATGGAACAGAGCCGAAAAGCTATCTTCCTGCAATGGAAGTAGCAGCTGAGCTCGGCGGACGCCATGTACTTAGCAGCATTTGGACAGATGATAGATCTTTTGCAGTCGAACGCTTCGCAGAGTTGTGTGAACTTGCAGACTCGTTTGGGCTTACTGTCGAACTAGAATTTGTGCCGATTGCCAGCGTATCGACGCTGGCAGGAGCCGTAGATATATTAAAAGCGGCCAAACAAAAAAATGCCGGACTGATGATTGATGTTCATCATTTTCATCGCTCAAAAGAAAAAGTAGAGGATTTGGATCACCTGCCGCGGGATTGGTTCCGGTTTCTTCACTTATGTGATGCCCCGGCGGCTATCCCAAAATCCCAGGAAGAAATGACCCGCATTCTTCGAGAAGAACGTTCGTATGTAGGAGAAGGGGGAATTGAGGTGGCAGCTATTATAAACCGGCTGCCGGCCATGCCCTATTCGATCGAATTGCCTCATACCAAACGATTAAAAGAAATGGGATACGAAAAATTTGCGCAGCAGTGTTTAAAAGCAGCAAAATCCTATTTTTCAAAGCATCAATTGGCTGGATATCAAGTTGAAAAAACCAAAAAAATTAATTGA
- a CDS encoding DUF4334 domain-containing protein: MNPRTKLEKFLAEGPISQTEAFQFFDQLESIDLSFMIGLWKGREFRTNHPMNGLLESVNWFGKEFIDSETVHPLVFQKNNGVLYKINPGFIPLSLPFDKIPRSLVKPLFSAVSPFIATEKDKARMRMMEYRGVLSATMIYDQHGMYDMFRKVDDHTVLGVMDLKGGKEESGYFFVLERVMKGKVGLS, from the coding sequence ATGAATCCCCGCACAAAGCTGGAAAAGTTTCTTGCAGAAGGGCCCATATCGCAGACGGAAGCCTTTCAATTTTTTGACCAATTGGAAAGTATCGATCTTTCTTTTATGATCGGATTATGGAAGGGCAGGGAGTTTAGGACGAACCACCCGATGAATGGACTGCTTGAATCTGTGAACTGGTTTGGCAAGGAATTTATCGACTCCGAAACGGTCCATCCGCTCGTTTTTCAAAAAAATAATGGTGTATTGTATAAGATCAACCCGGGTTTTATCCCTTTGTCCCTGCCATTTGACAAAATTCCTAGATCTCTGGTTAAGCCATTGTTTTCAGCTGTATCACCTTTTATCGCAACCGAAAAAGACAAAGCGAGAATGCGTATGATGGAGTATAGAGGCGTCTTAAGTGCCACAATGATTTATGATCAGCATGGCATGTATGACATGTTTAGAAAAGTGGATGACCATACTGTGCTGGGTGTTATGGATCTGAAAGGCGGAAAAGAGGAATCCGGGTACTTTTTTGTGCTTGAAAGAGTAATGAAAGGTAAAGTTGGTCTAAGTTAA
- a CDS encoding thiamine pyrophosphate-binding protein: MKELISRQLVKYLEDRGVEHIFGLCGHTNIAVLTELEKSSIKFVNVRHEQVASHAADGYARAKKQTSVVLSHVGPGMTNAATGVANAAMDCIPMVVIAGDVPSHYYGKHPHQEINLHADATQYEIYRPFVKRAWRVDSPHLLPEILEKAFQLAETGTPGPVLVSVPMDIFSKEIDTELFEKQKHHTKALQKPSIDEDTAETIINALLDAKNPVVYAGGGVLLADAAEELAEFVNHFDFPVAHSLMGKGAVADDNPLVLGMTGFWGTEFINNKCKEADYMLALGTRFAEADSSSWEDEYTFHFPPTKLIQIDIEASEIGRNYPVEMGAVADLKQALTVLNRVAKKIAPEGRRNEALKAEIAANKQAFKESNEEFIKDNSFPMQPQRILAEVREVLPRDAFITTDVGWNKNGVGQQFDILEPGTIFTPGGFATMGFGAPAALGVKVAHPDRVVVSLVGDGGFGQNPALLATAAEENIPVIWVIMNNFAFGTIAGLQKAHYGTTLGTLFEKDGQPYSPDFAAIARAYGIEGVKIEKAEEFKPALEAAIAANKPVVIDVAMLNNPVPTAGHWNIMDIYSPGKTVHHVATN; this comes from the coding sequence ATGAAAGAACTGATTTCTCGTCAACTCGTTAAATATTTAGAAGACCGCGGTGTAGAACATATTTTTGGACTGTGCGGGCACACCAATATTGCTGTTTTAACAGAGCTAGAAAAAAGTTCAATTAAATTTGTTAACGTACGCCATGAACAAGTAGCTTCCCATGCCGCAGACGGATATGCACGCGCGAAAAAGCAGACATCTGTTGTATTAAGCCATGTGGGGCCGGGCATGACCAATGCCGCAACCGGGGTGGCGAATGCAGCAATGGATTGTATTCCAATGGTTGTCATTGCGGGCGATGTGCCAAGCCATTACTACGGTAAACACCCGCATCAGGAGATAAACCTTCATGCGGATGCGACACAGTATGAAATTTACCGTCCTTTTGTAAAACGCGCATGGCGTGTAGACAGCCCGCATCTGCTGCCGGAAATTTTAGAGAAAGCATTCCAGCTGGCTGAGACAGGCACGCCAGGACCGGTACTTGTATCTGTTCCAATGGATATTTTTTCAAAAGAAATTGACACAGAGCTGTTTGAAAAACAAAAACACCATACGAAGGCACTTCAAAAACCGTCTATCGATGAAGACACAGCAGAAACGATTATTAATGCTCTTCTTGATGCGAAAAACCCGGTTGTTTACGCGGGCGGCGGCGTGCTGCTTGCAGATGCAGCAGAAGAATTGGCTGAGTTTGTCAATCACTTTGATTTTCCGGTAGCGCATTCACTAATGGGCAAAGGGGCGGTAGCTGACGATAACCCACTTGTGCTTGGCATGACTGGCTTCTGGGGCACCGAGTTTATCAACAATAAATGTAAAGAAGCGGATTATATGTTAGCTCTTGGCACTCGTTTTGCCGAAGCGGACAGCAGCTCATGGGAAGACGAGTATACCTTTCATTTTCCGCCGACCAAACTAATTCAAATCGATATTGAAGCAAGCGAAATTGGCCGCAACTATCCAGTCGAGATGGGTGCAGTGGCAGATTTAAAACAAGCATTAACAGTGTTGAACCGAGTAGCAAAGAAAATAGCGCCAGAAGGCCGCCGAAATGAAGCGCTGAAGGCTGAGATCGCCGCGAATAAGCAAGCGTTTAAAGAGAGCAATGAAGAGTTTATTAAAGATAACAGCTTTCCAATGCAGCCTCAGCGGATTTTAGCAGAAGTGCGCGAAGTGCTGCCACGTGACGCCTTTATCACAACAGATGTTGGCTGGAATAAAAACGGCGTCGGCCAGCAGTTTGATATTTTAGAACCAGGCACCATTTTTACTCCGGGCGGTTTTGCGACGATGGGCTTTGGCGCTCCAGCTGCACTGGGTGTTAAAGTCGCTCATCCTGACCGTGTAGTTGTGTCTCTTGTGGGTGACGGCGGTTTTGGACAAAACCCAGCGCTTCTTGCCACAGCAGCAGAAGAAAATATACCGGTTATCTGGGTGATTATGAACAATTTTGCCTTTGGTACGATTGCCGGTCTTCAAAAAGCCCACTATGGTACCACACTGGGCACATTATTCGAAAAAGATGGCCAGCCGTATTCACCAGATTTTGCGGCAATTGCCCGCGCATATGGCATAGAAGGCGTGAAAATTGAAAAAGCAGAGGAGTTTAAGCCAGCTCTTGAGGCTGCGATTGCAGCCAACAAACCAGTTGTCATTGATGTGGCTATGCTGAATAATCCAGTGCCAACCGCAGGGCATTGGAACATCATGGATATTTACTCACCGGGCAAAACCGTTCACCACGTGGCGACAAACTAA
- a CDS encoding S-layer homology domain-containing protein, with product MLNRMKSIKVFLALLIVSMLLPSSPYAFTENGDKITQSNSGITKAEFIGKISGHFAWPHPSDYNDIWKAPLKQFNDVKTTDKYGKEIEAAYEEGIINADKSGNFNPQSEISRQDAAVTFVKAFKIPESTKAAPFSDYEEIRPDAKGSINALVELGYMSGKTPNSFNPDEPIKKSEVDKIFKKITSTMVTPVQALPKQNSVAPRRYIKLYTPTPGATIYYTTDGTTPTTSSEVYTVESKGHINEMLRDNQLPQRTVVYKAMAVKDGMVTSPVQTFTWHLYRPVVADFQHTLIKEKTSTSPAVYQLYNDSESVRPMAWYVEGQEKGILFDVLQTKADVKNLKEYIDKNIAKKPYSVVVGHAHGDHMAQAPNFVDDHDLYVNERGWAAIGVQVLNDPEDQAKVKNIDEGDIIDLGGVKLHTYALPGHDHSDIILQNKKNGLVFASDIYGCTRAGSADNVNVSGVRTDLFLSLTQQTYSNLKKDGGKITQIFTGHDELPLNATHLGLYETALQQVIDKGEAGTSPTLRGNNDAPNSRTTIIGDMWKDGTNWIAIKLPGIKGDNTEYLTSAPINYNGKDGFMKYSVLSNIEIEGGELVGKTVQFAPDSKPFSWAGSTISVKNSLPNKFDPWSYNYTIKVPKTNKNITLIPTTMSTKVKSITINGKKAEYRSENRISVSDGKVITIKIVAPDKVTTSTYTFTVEIKQ from the coding sequence ATGTTAAATAGGATGAAAAGTATTAAGGTTTTCCTAGCATTATTAATAGTCAGTATGCTGCTGCCAAGTTCTCCTTATGCATTTACTGAGAACGGTGACAAGATTACTCAAAGCAACAGTGGCATCACTAAGGCGGAATTTATCGGAAAGATTTCCGGCCATTTTGCCTGGCCTCACCCAAGTGATTACAATGATATTTGGAAAGCTCCCCTTAAACAATTCAACGACGTAAAAACGACAGACAAGTATGGCAAGGAAATAGAGGCCGCTTACGAGGAAGGCATTATAAACGCAGACAAATCAGGTAATTTTAATCCTCAAAGCGAGATTTCACGGCAGGATGCTGCCGTTACCTTTGTGAAAGCATTTAAAATACCAGAATCGACTAAGGCAGCACCGTTCTCTGACTATGAAGAGATAAGACCAGATGCTAAAGGAAGCATTAATGCATTAGTAGAGCTCGGCTATATGTCTGGAAAAACCCCTAATTCATTTAATCCTGATGAGCCCATCAAGAAATCAGAAGTAGATAAGATTTTCAAAAAAATAACCAGCACAATGGTCACACCTGTGCAGGCATTACCGAAGCAAAACTCTGTAGCCCCTCGGCGCTATATCAAGCTGTACACGCCTACCCCGGGTGCTACAATCTACTATACAACGGACGGCACGACACCGACCACTTCCAGTGAAGTGTATACAGTAGAATCAAAAGGCCATATTAATGAGATGTTGAGAGACAACCAATTACCTCAACGGACAGTAGTCTACAAGGCTATGGCGGTTAAGGATGGAATGGTAACGAGCCCGGTCCAGACCTTCACCTGGCATCTCTATCGTCCAGTGGTTGCTGATTTTCAGCACACTCTTATTAAGGAGAAGACCAGCACTAGCCCTGCAGTATATCAACTCTACAATGATTCAGAATCGGTTCGTCCAATGGCTTGGTACGTCGAAGGGCAGGAAAAGGGTATCTTGTTTGATGTCTTGCAGACTAAGGCCGATGTTAAAAACCTGAAAGAATATATCGATAAAAATATCGCCAAGAAACCTTATTCTGTAGTGGTTGGTCACGCACATGGGGATCATATGGCACAGGCGCCAAACTTCGTTGACGACCACGACCTCTATGTCAACGAACGAGGATGGGCTGCAATTGGAGTCCAAGTCTTAAATGATCCGGAAGATCAGGCCAAGGTGAAAAATATTGATGAGGGAGATATCATAGATCTGGGCGGCGTTAAACTCCACACATATGCATTGCCAGGACATGACCACAGCGATATTATCCTCCAGAATAAGAAAAATGGCCTTGTATTTGCGTCCGATATCTATGGCTGCACCCGGGCGGGTTCAGCAGATAACGTAAATGTATCAGGAGTTCGGACAGACCTTTTTCTATCGCTTACCCAGCAAACCTATTCTAATTTAAAGAAAGACGGCGGTAAGATTACTCAGATTTTTACGGGCCATGACGAGTTGCCACTTAACGCTACTCATCTTGGACTCTATGAAACAGCCTTGCAGCAGGTAATTGATAAAGGTGAAGCAGGCACCTCTCCAACCTTGCGTGGAAATAATGATGCTCCGAACAGCCGAACAACCATTATCGGTGACATGTGGAAGGATGGAACCAATTGGATTGCCATAAAGCTTCCTGGAATAAAAGGCGACAACACAGAATATCTGACATCAGCTCCAATTAACTACAATGGCAAGGATGGGTTCATGAAGTACTCTGTACTCTCAAACATTGAAATTGAAGGAGGAGAACTTGTCGGAAAGACGGTCCAATTTGCGCCTGACTCTAAGCCTTTTTCTTGGGCTGGAAGCACAATCTCTGTGAAAAACTCATTGCCGAACAAGTTTGATCCGTGGTCCTATAATTACACAATCAAAGTGCCTAAGACGAATAAAAACATCACACTTATTCCTACAACTATGTCTACAAAGGTCAAGTCGATCACGATAAATGGGAAAAAAGCAGAATATCGTTCAGAGAACCGTATTTCTGTGTCTGACGGCAAGGTAATTACCATTAAAATTGTGGCACCGGACAAAGTCACAACGAGTACGTATACTTTTACCGTGGAAATCAAACAGTGA
- a CDS encoding alkaline phosphatase produces the protein MFKKKLSKKLIPVCVLSTLALGSFAGTLPDKDTQAAEQNNNAKIKNVIFLIGDGMGVSYTSAYRYLKDDPATKGIVEQTEFDPYLVGQQMTYPEDPEQNVTDSASAATAMSAGVKTYNAAIGVDNDKSEVKTVLETAKEKGKATGLVATSEITHATPASFGAHDENRKNMNAIADDYYKELVNGEHKIDVLLGGGQSNFVRKDVDLTKAFQKDGYSYVTNKEEMLNNKDEQVLGLFAQGGLPKMIDRTEDIPSLQEMTSSAIDRLNKDKDGFFLMVEGSQVDWAGHDNDIVGAMSEMADFEKAAKAAIDFAKKDKHTLVVVTADHSTGGYSIGADGVYNWFGEPIKAAKRTPDFMADKIAKGANVEETLKANIDQNLLALTAEEIQSVEKAAASKNVTEIDNAIEEIFNERSHTGWTTGGHTGEDVPVYAYGPYKERFAGQIENTDQAKIIFDLLGETENK, from the coding sequence TTGTTTAAAAAGAAATTAAGCAAAAAGCTTATTCCAGTTTGTGTGTTGTCCACATTGGCATTGGGCAGCTTTGCTGGAACGCTTCCAGATAAAGATACACAAGCTGCAGAACAAAATAACAACGCCAAAATTAAAAACGTCATCTTCTTAATTGGAGACGGCATGGGTGTATCGTATACATCCGCTTACCGTTATTTAAAAGATGATCCGGCTACAAAAGGAATTGTTGAACAAACGGAATTTGACCCATATCTTGTTGGACAGCAAATGACGTACCCAGAAGACCCAGAGCAAAACGTAACTGACTCTGCTTCAGCCGCTACGGCTATGTCTGCGGGTGTAAAAACATATAATGCAGCCATCGGGGTAGACAATGACAAGTCTGAAGTAAAAACAGTTCTTGAAACAGCGAAAGAAAAAGGAAAAGCAACAGGACTTGTCGCGACTTCTGAAATTACTCACGCTACACCAGCATCATTCGGTGCCCACGATGAAAACCGTAAGAATATGAATGCGATCGCGGATGACTATTACAAAGAGCTTGTTAACGGCGAGCATAAAATCGATGTTCTGTTAGGCGGAGGCCAGTCAAACTTTGTACGTAAAGACGTTGATTTAACAAAAGCTTTCCAAAAAGACGGCTACAGCTATGTAACGAACAAAGAAGAGATGCTAAACAATAAGGACGAGCAGGTTCTTGGTTTATTTGCTCAAGGCGGTCTTCCAAAAATGATCGACCGTACAGAAGACATTCCTTCTCTTCAAGAAATGACTTCATCAGCTATTGACCGTTTAAACAAAGATAAAGATGGATTTTTCTTAATGGTAGAAGGAAGCCAGGTAGACTGGGCAGGACATGACAATGATATCGTTGGCGCGATGAGTGAGATGGCTGACTTTGAAAAAGCCGCAAAAGCCGCAATCGACTTTGCGAAAAAAGACAAGCATACCCTTGTTGTCGTTACAGCGGATCACTCTACAGGCGGATATTCAATCGGTGCTGACGGCGTATACAACTGGTTTGGCGAGCCGATTAAAGCAGCAAAACGCACACCTGACTTTATGGCAGATAAAATTGCAAAAGGTGCAAATGTGGAAGAAACGTTAAAAGCGAATATTGATCAAAACCTTTTAGCTCTAACGGCAGAAGAAATTCAATCGGTTGAAAAAGCAGCAGCTTCCAAAAACGTAACAGAAATCGATAATGCGATTGAAGAAATCTTTAATGAGCGTTCCCATACAGGCTGGACAACAGGCGGCCACACAGGGGAAGATGTTCCAGTTTATGCTTATGGACCTTACAAAGAGCGCTTTGCCGGACAAATTGAAAATACGGACCAGGCAAAAATCATTTTTGATCTTTTAGGCGAAACAGAAAATAAATAA
- a CDS encoding alpha/beta hydrolase family esterase: MKKQTYIVSIAVSLMTLSNIIPVSAGVNDINYSKGIDTLQKADDNQQIKTKASLEAISLDNMEKPSIDITLGNKLPLTGYFTRNVTVGNETRTVKVYIAPDTTVRDYFTVLTVPEGMTTEEFLKNSGWLDIANEKSEGLFILEPGDNGWGTVEEERAYMEQAFKLLRDTKYYNTFGLFYLAGYGEGGTALQAWAMENPLSVISSVFVETRDLDANFIAGTGAKTFSENNGISYSEVPVPTWFVNNDLNSVKNLVEYWKAANDVTAVSTKSPSGLVGSTVFMQDKDSESIVTSYSDVLSKVAVLEKGDRGIYMKGFTKKMYDFLSYYTRYDNTTVNGNVLGVRPDYEAMGVEVKKMVLDGYTREYLVYTPDSAPKKDIPVVFALAGNTQTARVFFDASHWWEAADKYGFMLVVPSEQYSSSTEVTWNVNYDPAKQDDFVFLEEVVKQIDEDYNIDPGRRYLTGQSLGSMFSNYATTVLPEYFAAIGTTSGPLLRPAEGKIDKMPAYLLFGEHDLWSWDHTEDGPTKNTVEYWLSRNGLGTIDDAVVTQKDRYTTYTWYDENDIPMYKYTQTEGRAHNFIVSEVWELWEEWFSHWKMDTEGTRHYTN; encoded by the coding sequence ATGAAAAAACAAACGTATATTGTATCTATTGCTGTGTCACTGATGACGTTGAGTAATATTATTCCAGTTTCAGCAGGAGTAAATGATATAAATTACTCAAAAGGGATAGATACACTACAAAAAGCGGATGACAATCAACAAATAAAAACAAAAGCAAGCCTGGAAGCTATCTCCTTAGATAATATGGAAAAACCTTCGATAGATATTACACTAGGCAACAAATTGCCACTGACAGGCTATTTCACTCGTAATGTTACTGTTGGGAACGAAACCCGTACGGTCAAAGTTTATATCGCTCCGGATACGACAGTGCGTGATTACTTCACGGTTCTCACTGTTCCAGAAGGTATGACTACAGAAGAGTTTCTTAAGAACAGCGGTTGGCTTGATATCGCTAATGAAAAATCGGAAGGGCTATTCATTTTGGAGCCCGGCGACAATGGCTGGGGTACGGTTGAAGAAGAACGTGCCTATATGGAGCAAGCCTTCAAATTGCTAAGGGATACTAAGTATTACAACACATTTGGGCTATTTTACTTGGCGGGTTATGGTGAAGGCGGTACTGCCCTCCAGGCTTGGGCCATGGAGAATCCTCTGTCTGTGATTAGCTCGGTCTTTGTTGAAACGAGAGATCTTGATGCGAATTTTATTGCAGGGACGGGCGCAAAGACATTTTCCGAAAATAATGGGATCTCTTATAGTGAGGTTCCTGTGCCAACTTGGTTTGTGAACAATGACCTGAATTCTGTGAAAAACCTGGTTGAGTATTGGAAGGCAGCTAATGACGTTACCGCAGTCAGCACTAAATCACCGAGCGGTCTAGTGGGCAGTACTGTCTTTATGCAGGACAAAGATTCCGAAAGTATCGTGACCTCCTATAGCGATGTCCTCTCTAAAGTGGCCGTTCTCGAAAAAGGAGACAGGGGCATTTACATGAAAGGGTTCACTAAGAAAATGTATGATTTTCTCTCCTACTATACACGTTATGATAATACAACTGTCAACGGCAACGTCCTTGGTGTAAGGCCTGACTACGAAGCAATGGGCGTCGAAGTGAAGAAAATGGTTCTAGACGGCTACACTCGAGAGTATTTAGTGTACACGCCTGACTCCGCGCCGAAAAAAGATATTCCTGTTGTCTTTGCCCTTGCAGGAAACACACAAACAGCCCGCGTATTTTTTGATGCCAGCCATTGGTGGGAAGCAGCCGATAAATATGGTTTTATGCTTGTTGTGCCAAGCGAACAGTACAGTTCGTCCACTGAGGTAACCTGGAACGTCAATTATGATCCTGCTAAACAAGACGACTTTGTATTTCTTGAAGAAGTCGTTAAACAAATTGATGAAGATTATAATATCGACCCGGGAAGACGTTATCTCACTGGTCAATCTTTAGGTTCGATGTTTTCCAACTATGCAACTACAGTGCTGCCAGAATACTTCGCTGCCATCGGTACAACTTCGGGACCATTGCTGCGGCCGGCCGAAGGGAAAATAGATAAAATGCCAGCTTACCTGCTATTTGGTGAGCACGACTTATGGAGTTGGGATCATACTGAGGATGGTCCAACAAAAAATACGGTAGAATACTGGCTTAGCAGAAACGGTCTAGGCACAATTGATGATGCCGTGGTAACGCAAAAGGATAGATATACCACTTACACTTGGTACGATGAAAACGATATTCCAATGTACAAATACACCCAGACCGAAGGCAGGGCTCATAACTTCATCGTATCTGAAGTATGGGAATTATGGGAAGAATGGTTCTCACACTGGAAAATGGATACAGAAGGAACACGTCATTACACTAATTAA